In Halobacteria archaeon AArc-dxtr1, the sequence GATGGGATCGCGCTCGTCGCCGATCGGCGTCGCGTCGTAGCCGGCCCCCTCGATCGCGTCGACGATCGCCTCAATCGAGTGGTCGTTGCTCGTCGTCACGGTTACGCGGCCGGCTGTCGGCCGGGTCTCGACCTCCTCGAGGCCGTCGACGGACTCGAGTGCGTTCTCGACTTTGTTCGCACAGGAGGCACAGTCCATCCCGGGAACCGAGAACGATCGCTCGGCGGCTACGCCCGCGACCTCGTACCCCGTAGCTTGGACGCGGTCGGTGACCTGCTCTGCGGTCGTCATCGTCAGATCGTACGTGACGACGAGGCGACCGCTCGTCACGTGGGCGTCTACGTTGTCGATACCCTCGAGTCGCCTGACGCTGCGTTCGACCTTGTTGGCACAGGAGGGACAGTCCATCTCGGGGACCCGGAGCGCGAGCGTGCGGCTCGACTCGGGCGACTGCTCGTCGAACTCGCTCATCACCTGTTCGTACACGGTCCGCCAGCATACGAGTTATTTGGCGCACGCCAACTCCGGCGGTGACCGAACTCACTCCCCAGACGCCCACTCGTGTCGGGCGCAGTCGAGAGCGAGCATGAACACGAGATACAACACGGGTACACTCACGATGAACGCCCAGTCGATCCGGCCCCGGTAGGCCTGAATCGCAAACAACACGCCGAAGACGATCTGCGCACCGATCACCCGCCGCTGCCACGGTAGCTCGGACACGTCCATGCCGGGCGTTGAGCGAGCCAGAACAAGTATCCCGTCGATTTGGCTCCGTGACTGTCGCTGGTTGTGGGTTCCGAGCGCTCGCTACCGGCTCGGGGCGATCGCCGCCAGTGACTCGTCTTCGCGGACGAACGTCCGTGCGAGCTCGCTTTCGGCTCGCTGGAGGCGGTACGAGAGCGTCGAGCGCGGAATCCCCAGCTCGGCGGCCAGTTGGGTGAGATCGATAGCTCGCGGCGTCTCGTAGTAGCCGCGGTCGACGGCCGCCCGAAGCGCCTGGCGCTGTTCGGCCCGCAGCCTCTCGTCGGGGGTGTCGCGGTTCGGATCGACGTCCGTCAGTCGGAGCATCTCCATACCCGCACACTCGCCGACTTCCTCGCCCAGCGCGTCGAAGAATGTGTGGATCGGCGCCTCGTCGTCGAGGACGATCCGCCAGCGGTACCGGCGCCCCTCGCGGTACGTTTCGAAGAGCAGCCCCTCCCCTAACTGATCGAGAGCGACGTGCGGGACGGAGGTACAGACGTCCGTCCGATCCCAGTAGGTGTAGACGACCAGCTCGTCGCTCGAACGGTCGAGAACCTGCGTCTCGCAGTCGGCGCCACAGTCGTCTCGGATCAGACAGTCCGCACAGTAGGTCACATCGCGGTAGGCGGTTTCGAGCGTCTCGAGAGCCGCCGCTGAGCCAGTGGCGTGGTCGACCCGCCAGAGACTCTCGGGGGTGACGTGACAGGAGAGCGATCGCACTTGCGTCCCGGGATTGTCCGCGAGGGCGTCTGCGACGGGGTTCGTCCCGGGATCGTACTCGAGGGCGAAGACGAACTCTCGCATGCGTCGCCGTAGGGGCTCACGGGAAAAAGCGTTCCCGGTGGGCCACGTAGAGGGCGTGTGCCACGACGCGATTCCCAGCCGGGAGTGCGAGAGCGGTTGCGAGGGCTCTGGGAGTTCTATCTGGCGTACACGAACACAGGGGTTCACACCGCTGCAGCCGCCGCACTCGCGATTTTCGGGCTGCTCGTCTTCGTCGACCCCCTGTTCGCTGTCGTCGCCATTGCCTCGTACGTGCTCCCGCCGCTTGTTCTGTACGCACGCTCGAACGGAAGACGGAGCGTAGAGCCCATAGGAGACAGCGTAAAGCGCGCACCGAATCGGCCAGATGCGAGTCGGCGTCGCGAAAATGCGACTGCGGATCCACCACGCACAGGAGCAGCTACTGCTGGAGACGAGCCCGATCGCAACCCCAACAGGAGCGTGGATGCGGGCGACGGCGATGAGGCGGACACTGACACGGACGGCGACACGGACGATGGCGATGCTGACACCGACAACGGCGACACGGACACCGATACAGATGCAGACGGTGGCGACACGGACACCGATACAGATGCAGACGGTGGCGACACGGACACCGATACGGATCGCGCCTAGCTCGACAGTGACGAGCTGTCTCGTGATCAGAAATAAACTAAATAGTAGTTTCCAGCCGAGACCGGGGAAACGTTCAAACCGCTGCCTGCCCCACGTTGTGACATGGATATCGAGGACGTCAACACTGTCGCAGTTCTCGGCGCCGGAAATATGGGTCACGGAATCGCAGAGGTTGCAGCCATCGCAGGCTACGACGTGGCGATGCGCGACATCAACGAGGAACTGGTACAGGACGGCTACGAGTCGATCGAGTGGTCGCTTTCGAAGCTCGTCGAGAAAGATCGACTGACCCAGGACGAGGCCGATGCCGCCGCCGAGCGCGTCCGACCGATCGTCGACGTCGAGGAGGCCGTCGGCGACGCCGACGTCGTCATCGAGGCGGTTCCCGAGCGAATGGAGATCAAAGAGGAGGTCTACGAGGAGGTCTGTGCGGCGGCGCCCGAGCAGGCGATCCTCGCGACGAACACCTCGAGCCTCTCGATCACGGCGCTTTCGGAGTT encodes:
- a CDS encoding helix-turn-helix domain-containing protein, whose protein sequence is MREFVFALEYDPGTNPVADALADNPGTQVRSLSCHVTPESLWRVDHATGSAAALETLETAYRDVTYCADCLIRDDCGADCETQVLDRSSDELVVYTYWDRTDVCTSVPHVALDQLGEGLLFETYREGRRYRWRIVLDDEAPIHTFFDALGEEVGECAGMEMLRLTDVDPNRDTPDERLRAEQRQALRAAVDRGYYETPRAIDLTQLAAELGIPRSTLSYRLQRAESELARTFVREDESLAAIAPSR